Proteins from a genomic interval of Benincasa hispida cultivar B227 chromosome 7, ASM972705v1, whole genome shotgun sequence:
- the LOC120082213 gene encoding uncharacterized protein LOC120082213 — MEDLWKRAKSFAEEAAKKSQTLTSTTTLSELVSETAKKSKELAAEASKTADLIKTAAIKQADQLKSLNVSDIIPPQLSSISIPNFSAPSPHSQSELEKFGLNDDLREFVRGFTPTTFQNFPIHDEPEASDVAVTASNVRKDLTEWQEQHATLVLTNVKEISRLRYELCPRIMKERIFWRIYFTLVSSHVAPYEKKYTEEIKLKSEEQKKADETKQTPLVGASEKVEGTEKNLKGIASKSSSADQDLDTFLLGDLEDSDAGGADDGDESFDDDFDKIENSDVEEENSKAKATSS; from the exons ATGGAGGATTTATGGAAGAGAGCAAAATCATTCGCAGAAGAAGCGGCTAAGAAGTCCCAGACCTTAACGTCCACCACCACACTCTCCGAATTGGTCTCCGAAACTGCCAAAAAGTCCAAGGAGCTCGCCGCCGAGGCCTCCAAGACTGCTGATCTCATCAAAACGGCCGCCATCAAGCAGGCCGATCAACTCAAATCACTCAACGTCTCCGACATTATCCCTCCTCAACTCTCTTCCATTTCCATCCCCAATTTCTCCGCACCCTCGCCTCATTCTCAGTCTGAGCTCGAAAAGTTTGGCCTCAACGACGATCTGAGAGAATTTGTCAGAGGCTTCACTCCGACTACTTTCCAGAACTTTCCGATCCATG ACGAACCGGAAGCGTCTGACGTTGCGGTTACGGCCTCGAATGTGCGTAAGGATCTGACGGAATGGCAAGAACAGCATGCCACGCTGGTTCTCACCAATGTCAAG GAAATTTCAAGATTAAGATATGAACTATGTCCAAGAATTATGAAAGAAAGGATATTCTGGAGGATATATTTTACACTTGTCAGCAGTCATGTTGCTCC ATACGAGAAGAAATACACGGAAGAGATTAAGCTGAAGTCTGAAGAACAAAAAAAAGCTGATGAAACCAAGCAAACTCCGTTGGTTGGAGCCTCCGAAAAAGTTGAAGGGACGGAAAAGAACCTGAAGGGTATAGCTTCCAAATCGTCATCTGCTGACCAAGACTTGGATACTTTTCTTTTGGGAGATCTTGAAGACAGTGACGCAGGAGGTGCAG atGATGGTGACGAAAGCTTCGATGATGACTTCGACAAGATCGAAAACTCG GATGTCGAAGAAGAAAATTCCAAGGCAAAAGCCACAAGTAGTTAG